The Fragaria vesca subsp. vesca linkage group LG2, FraVesHawaii_1.0, whole genome shotgun sequence genome includes a window with the following:
- the LOC101295492 gene encoding LOW QUALITY PROTEIN: isoeugenol synthase 1-like (The sequence of the model RefSeq protein was modified relative to this genomic sequence to represent the inferred complete CDS: deleted 2 bases in 1 codon; substituted 3 bases at 3 genomic stop codons) gives MAGEMSKILIIGGTGYLDQYMVKASVSLGHSTYAYVRPIKPTSTDSSKLQLHNEFEAIGLTLFQGELDDHEKLVGAFKQVDIVISTLAVPQHLEQLKIIKAIKEAGNIKRFIPSEFGNEEDRASGLPPFEAMLVNKRKIRRATEAAGISYTFVSANSFASYFVDYLLHPHENRDEVIVYGSGEAKAVFNYEKDVAAYTIRAATDPRAANRILICRPQGNIISQLELISAWEEKTGRTLKRIHVPEQEIIELSKTLPHPDNGRASILHNILIKGEQMNFELTDNDLEASKLYLDHKYTSIDSFLDICLVDPSKIKLASLQWVPFFLWVTMNRGHARGGVELMTGFSEKAMAAFLLLNQRLIDDGRKIRRATEAAGISYTYASANSFASYFVDFLLHPHEKRKEVTVYGSGEAKAVLNYKQDVAAYTIRAATDPRAANQIMIYRQQENIASQLELTSAWEKKTGCTLKRIHVQEQEIXESMTLISXLSSXHIVKDIFIKGERMNFELTDNDLEASKLYPNYRYTSTDNYLDICLVDPPRHQISSIVTSFYAFGARIDIGVIAVRIDIGFNAVCNNFLKKAKNNYVYM, from the exons ATGGCTGGAGAAATGAGCAAGATACTGATTATTGGGGGCACAGGGTATCTTGACCAGTACATGGTGAAGGCAAGCGTTTCTTTGGGGCATTCAACCTATGCTTATGTCCGACCAATCAAACCCACCAGTACTGATTCTTCAAAGCTTCAGTTGCACAACGAGTTTGAAGCCATCGGACTCACTCTCTTTCAA GGTGAACTGGATGATCATGAAAAACTAGTGGGGGCATTTAAACAAGTTGACATTGTAATTTCGACTCTGGCTGTTCCTCAACATCTTGAACAGCTCAAAATAATCAAGGCTATCAAAGAAGCTGGGAATATAAAG AGATTTATTCCCTCAGAATTTGGAAACGAGGAAGACAGAGCAAGCGGCCTACCACCTTTCGAGGCTATGCTTGTCAATAAAAGGAAGATTAGAAGAGCAACGGAAGCAGCAGGAATTTCATACACTTTTGTGTCTGCAAACAGCTTTGCTTCTTACTTTGTTGATTATCTA CTTCATCCTCATGAGAACCGAGATGAAGTCATCGTTTATGGCAGTGGTGAAGCCAAGG CCGTGTTCAACTATGAGAAAGATGTAGCCGCTTACACCATAAGAGCAGCAACAGATCCGAGGGCAGCCAACCGGATCTTGATTTGTAGACCGCAAGGAAACATTATATCTCAGTTGGAGTTGATATCAGCATGGGAGGAAAAGACAGGACGCACTCTTAAAAGGATCCATGTCCCAGAACAAGAAATTATAGAGCTCTCTAAAA CACTTCCTCACCCAGACAATGGACGTGCATCGATCCTTCACAACATACTCATCAAAGGGGAACAGATGAACTTTGAACTCACAGACAATGACCTTGAGGCTTCCAAGTTATATCTTGATCACAAGTACACTTCCATCGATAGCTTTCTTGACATTTGCTTGGTTGATCCTTCCAAGATCAAATTAGCATCGCT TCAGTGGGTCCCCTTCTTCTTGTGGGTGACAATGAATAGAGGGCACGCCAGAGGAGGGGTTGAATTGATGACGGGTTTCTCAGAAAAAGCCATGGCTGCATTTTTGCTTTTGAATCAACGATTGATTGATGATG GAAGGAAGATTAGAAGAGCTACAGAGGCAGCGGGAATTTCATACACTTACGCATCTGCAAACAGTTTCGCTTCTTACTTTGTCGATTTTTTACTTCATCCACATGAGAAACGCAAGGAAGTAACTGTTTATGGCAGTGGTGAAGCCAAAG CTGTGTTAAACTACAAGCAAGATGTGGCCGCTTACACCATAAGAGCAGCAACAGATCCGAGGGCAGCCAACCAGATCATGATTTATAGACAGCAAGAAAACATTGCATCTCAGTTGGAGTTGACATCAGCATGGGAGAAAAAGACAGGATGCACCCTGAAAAGGATACATGTCCAAGAACAAGAAATTTAAGAGAGTATGACCCTAATCTCCTAACTTTCTTCCTAACATATCGTTAAAGA CATTTTCATCAAAGGGGAACGGATGAACTTTGAACTCACAGACAATGACCTTGAAGCCTCCAAATTATATCCCAATTACAGGTACACTTCTACTGATAACTACCTTGACATTTGCTTGGTCGATCCTCCCCGACATCAAATTAGCAGCATTGTAACAAGTTTTTATGCATTTGGTGCAAGAATTGATATTGGCGTTATTGCTGTAAGGATTGATATTGGCTTTAATGCTGTTTGTAATAATTTTTTGAAAAAGGCTAAGAATAACTACGTATACATGTAA